Proteins from a single region of Haloplanus sp. GDY1:
- a CDS encoding TrmB family transcriptional regulator yields the protein MSGDPPDQARSTAVEQLKALGLSTYAARTFVALVSLGEGTAREVSDVADVPRTRVYDAVDELRDRGLVDVKQSSPQRFWAISTETTGRHFEQEYDHRVTALTGALDRLETAGRTTEQRGVWTVTGRDVVTERVVDFISTADDEVVYMTAEELLTEEITAHISRASDRGVSIRLAEMSQSAEDRLERRVPEAQLFESLWDWSETPAGRLLMVDQEQTLVSVLVDGDGDHPPEPRDETAIWGTGEMNSLVVVLKALFTWQLDDGRE from the coding sequence ATGTCCGGTGACCCACCCGATCAGGCACGATCCACGGCCGTCGAGCAACTGAAGGCACTCGGCCTCAGTACCTACGCCGCCCGGACGTTCGTCGCGCTCGTCAGCCTCGGCGAAGGGACTGCTCGGGAGGTGAGTGACGTCGCCGACGTCCCCCGAACGCGGGTGTACGACGCGGTCGACGAACTCCGTGACCGCGGTCTCGTCGACGTGAAGCAGTCGAGTCCACAGCGGTTCTGGGCCATTTCGACGGAGACGACGGGTCGGCATTTCGAACAGGAGTACGACCACCGAGTGACCGCCCTGACGGGCGCGCTCGATCGGCTCGAAACCGCGGGCCGTACCACCGAACAGCGCGGCGTCTGGACGGTGACCGGCCGGGACGTCGTGACCGAGCGCGTGGTCGATTTCATCTCGACGGCTGACGACGAGGTCGTCTACATGACTGCCGAGGAGCTCCTAACCGAGGAGATCACGGCACACATCTCCCGTGCGAGCGACCGTGGGGTGTCGATCCGCCTCGCCGAGATGTCCCAGTCCGCCGAAGATCGGCTCGAACGGCGGGTCCCCGAGGCGCAACTGTTCGAGTCGCTGTGGGACTGGTCGGAGACGCCCGCCGGACGCCTCCTCATGGTCGACCAGGAGCAGACCCTCGTGAGCGTCCTCGTCGACGGGGACGGTGACCACCCGCCCGAACCGCGCGACGAAACCGCCATCTGGGGCACGGGCGAGATGAACAGCCTCGTCGTCGTGCTGAAAGCCCTGTTCACCTGGCAACTCGACGACGGTCGCGAGTAA
- a CDS encoding glutaredoxin family protein has product MAITLYALDGCPYCETVHDALSANDVEYETVWVEALHSERNEVKRVSGQRAVPVLVDDDHGVTMAESDNILQYVERTLA; this is encoded by the coding sequence ATGGCGATCACGCTCTACGCGCTCGACGGCTGTCCGTACTGCGAGACGGTTCACGACGCCCTGTCGGCCAACGACGTCGAGTACGAGACGGTGTGGGTGGAGGCGCTGCACTCCGAACGGAACGAGGTCAAGCGGGTCAGCGGCCAGCGGGCGGTCCCCGTCCTCGTGGACGACGACCACGGCGTCACCATGGCCGAGAGCGACAACATCCTGCAGTACGTCGAGCGAACCCTCGCATGA
- a CDS encoding cob(I)yrinic acid a,c-diamide adenosyltransferase has translation MKIYTGRGDEGMTDLRDMSRVSKTSPRIEAYGTVDEANALLGTIRPTGYDDVDDRLERIQNHLHVVQADFANPDPDDDDPVVREAHVEELEGWIDEADEELDPLESFVLPTGSEAGAALHHARTVVRRAERRAVDLAGTDPVNAEAIAYLNRLSDALFTFARLVNRRDGVREDRPTY, from the coding sequence ATGAAGATCTACACCGGCCGCGGCGACGAGGGCATGACCGACCTCCGGGACATGTCACGCGTCTCGAAGACGAGTCCCCGGATCGAGGCCTACGGCACCGTCGACGAGGCGAACGCGCTCCTCGGGACGATCCGGCCGACGGGCTACGACGACGTCGACGACCGCCTCGAACGGATCCAGAACCACCTCCACGTCGTGCAGGCGGACTTCGCCAACCCCGACCCGGACGACGACGACCCGGTCGTCCGCGAGGCCCACGTCGAGGAACTGGAGGGCTGGATCGACGAGGCCGACGAGGAACTCGACCCGCTGGAGTCGTTCGTCCTTCCCACGGGAAGCGAGGCCGGCGCCGCCCTCCATCACGCCCGGACGGTCGTCCGCCGGGCCGAGCGGCGGGCGGTCGACCTCGCCGGCACCGACCCCGTGAACGCCGAGGCCATCGCCTACCTGAACCGGCTCTCGGACGCCCTCTTCACGTTCGCTCGGCTGGTGAACCGTCGCGACGGCGTCCGCGAGGATCGGCCGACGTACTGA
- a CDS encoding DUF7553 family protein, with protein MNKHFEDALYYIGRAGEHAKEGVMEELDPLEARFRELTGKEEEPEPSRLEKLQDDLKNLEARAEGETKTAIQDARERIRQYRSSE; from the coding sequence ATGAACAAGCACTTCGAAGACGCGCTGTACTACATCGGACGGGCCGGCGAACACGCGAAGGAGGGCGTGATGGAGGAACTCGACCCCCTCGAAGCCCGGTTCCGGGAGCTCACCGGCAAGGAGGAGGAGCCGGAGCCGTCCCGATTGGAGAAGCTGCAGGACGACCTGAAGAACCTGGAGGCGCGCGCCGAGGGCGAGACGAAGACGGCCATCCAGGACGCTCGCGAGCGCATCCGCCAGTACCGGTCGTCGGAGTAA